The genomic region GGCTCGTCAATACGCGCGAGGAAGCGCTTGCGCTGCTCTTCCTTGGACAGATGCAGGAAAAACTTGACTACCCGGGTGCCGTTGCGATGCAGATGTTTTTCCAATTCATTGATCGAGTGATAACGTTGCATCCAGATGGTCTTTTCATTGAGCAGCGCGTCCGGCAGACCCTGATTATGCAGGATCTCAGGATGCACGCGTACGATCAGCACGTCTTCGTAATATGAGCGGTTGAAGATACCGATGCGCCCGCGCTCGGGCAAACACCGGGTCGCACGCCACAGGAAGTCATGATCAAGCTCGCTGACGCTGGGATGCTTGAAACTGTAAACTTGGCAACCCTGCGGATTCACGCCCGACATCACATGCCGGATCGCGCCGTCCTTGCCGGCGGCATCCATCGCCTGAAAAATCAGCAATACCGAATAACTGTCGGCCGCATAATGCCGCTGCTGCAGCGCGCTCAATTCGGCAACCTGCGCCGCGAGTCGCTGTTGATATTGAGACTTGGACTTGTACACCGGCTTTACCAGCGTCGGCCATTTCCTGAGATTGACTTTTTTCCCTGCGGGTACACGGTAATCCGCCACATTGATCTTCATGCGCTTCCTTTCAGTTATTCTGGTTATTGCCTGACTGTACCGCTTTCCGCCCCGGTACGGTCAATGCTTCGAAACCGGAAATGACGTCGAACAGTTCGGCGTCTATCCCGCTCTGGCGCAATCGATGATAAGTCAGTTTAAGCTCGACCAGCAGTTCGTCGATGTTCTTTTCCGCCCGTTGCATCGCCGCCAGACGGCTGGCATTCTCGCTGGACAGCGATTCGGTGCAGGCACGAAACAGCGATACGAACAGATATTCGCGTATCAGCGCCCACAAGGTAGCCGTTTCGCCGCCCACTGCCTCCGGCAGATTGCGCGTCGGCCAGCGCTGCGC from Sulfuriferula sp. AH1 harbors:
- a CDS encoding ADP-polyphosphate phosphotransferase, which produces MKINVADYRVPAGKKVNLRKWPTLVKPVYKSKSQYQQRLAAQVAELSALQQRHYAADSYSVLLIFQAMDAAGKDGAIRHVMSGVNPQGCQVYSFKHPSVSELDHDFLWRATRCLPERGRIGIFNRSYYEDVLIVRVHPEILHNQGLPDALLNEKTIWMQRYHSINELEKHLHRNGTRVVKFFLHLSKEEQRKRFLARIDEPEKNWKFSLADIEERKYWDDYMKAYEACLSVTSTKDAPWYVVPADDKINARLIISEIILDTFRELNPEFPHPDAKRTAELQEIRKLLEKRSGTAAPVADSPMIID